A genomic segment from Pseudorca crassidens isolate mPseCra1 chromosome 6, mPseCra1.hap1, whole genome shotgun sequence encodes:
- the ITM2C gene encoding integral membrane protein 2C isoform X3 — MGGAPSRWSQEKRPPYHRYKKGSSVGGLCYLSMGMVVLLMGLVFASVYIYRYFFLAQLARDNFFHCGVLYEDSLTSQARTRMELEEDVKIYLEENYERINVPVPQFGGGDPADIIHDFQRGLTAYHDISLDKCYVIELNTTIVLPPRNFWELLMNVKRGTYLPQTYIIQEEMVVTEHVSDKEALGSFIYHLCSGKDTYRLRRRATRRRINKRGAKNCNAIRHFENTFVVETLICGVA, encoded by the exons ATGGGAGGGGCTCCGAGTCGATGGTCCCAG GAGAAGCGGCCCCCCTACCACCGCTACAAGAAGGGGAGCTCTGTGGGCGGCCTGTGCTACCTGTCGATGGGCATGGTCGTGCTGCTCATGGGCCTGGTGTTCGCCTCTGTCTACATCTACAGATACTTCTTCCTCGCTCAG CTGGCCCGAGACAACTTCTTCCACTGCGGCGTCCTCTACGAGGACTCCCTGACCTCGCAGGCCCGCACCCgcatggagctggaggaggacGTAAAGATCTACCTCGAGGAGAACTACGAGCGCATCAACGTGCCGGTGCCCCAGTTTGGGGGCGGTGACCCTGCAGACATCATCCACGACTTCCAGCGG GGTCTCACTGCCTATCACGACATCTCCCTGGACAAGTGCTATGTCATTGAGCTCAACACCACCATCGTGCTGCCCCCTCGCAACTTCTGGGAGCTCCTCATGAATGTGAAG AGGGGTACCTACCTCCCACAGACGTACATCATCCAGGAGGAGATGGTGGTCACGGAGCATGTCAGTGACAAGGAGGCCCTGGGCTCCTTCATCTACCACCTGTGCAGCGGGAAGGACACCTACCGGCTGCGGCGCAGGGCCACCCGGAGGC GGATCAACAAGCGAGGGGCCAAGAACTGCAACGCCATCCGCCACTTCGAGAACACCTTCGTGGTCGAGACGCTCATCTGCGGGGTGGCGTga
- the ITM2C gene encoding integral membrane protein 2C isoform X1: MVKISFQPAVAGIKGDKADKASASASASAPAPAPAAEILLTPSREKRPPYHRYKKGSSVGGLCYLSMGMVVLLMGLVFASVYIYRYFFLAQLARDNFFHCGVLYEDSLTSQARTRMELEEDVKIYLEENYERINVPVPQFGGGDPADIIHDFQRGLTAYHDISLDKCYVIELNTTIVLPPRNFWELLMNVKRGTYLPQTYIIQEEMVVTEHVSDKEALGSFIYHLCSGKDTYRLRRRATRRRINKRGAKNCNAIRHFENTFVVETLICGVA; the protein is encoded by the exons ATGGTGAAGATCAGCTTCCAGCCCGCGGTGGCCGGTATCAAGGGCGACAAGGCCGACAAGGCTTCGGCCTCGGCCTCGGCCTCGGCCCCGGCGCCCGCCCCAGCCGCTGAGATCCTGCTGACGCCGTCTCGG GAGAAGCGGCCCCCCTACCACCGCTACAAGAAGGGGAGCTCTGTGGGCGGCCTGTGCTACCTGTCGATGGGCATGGTCGTGCTGCTCATGGGCCTGGTGTTCGCCTCTGTCTACATCTACAGATACTTCTTCCTCGCTCAG CTGGCCCGAGACAACTTCTTCCACTGCGGCGTCCTCTACGAGGACTCCCTGACCTCGCAGGCCCGCACCCgcatggagctggaggaggacGTAAAGATCTACCTCGAGGAGAACTACGAGCGCATCAACGTGCCGGTGCCCCAGTTTGGGGGCGGTGACCCTGCAGACATCATCCACGACTTCCAGCGG GGTCTCACTGCCTATCACGACATCTCCCTGGACAAGTGCTATGTCATTGAGCTCAACACCACCATCGTGCTGCCCCCTCGCAACTTCTGGGAGCTCCTCATGAATGTGAAG AGGGGTACCTACCTCCCACAGACGTACATCATCCAGGAGGAGATGGTGGTCACGGAGCATGTCAGTGACAAGGAGGCCCTGGGCTCCTTCATCTACCACCTGTGCAGCGGGAAGGACACCTACCGGCTGCGGCGCAGGGCCACCCGGAGGC GGATCAACAAGCGAGGGGCCAAGAACTGCAACGCCATCCGCCACTTCGAGAACACCTTCGTGGTCGAGACGCTCATCTGCGGGGTGGCGTga
- the ITM2C gene encoding integral membrane protein 2C isoform X2 has translation MSVGEKRPPYHRYKKGSSVGGLCYLSMGMVVLLMGLVFASVYIYRYFFLAQLARDNFFHCGVLYEDSLTSQARTRMELEEDVKIYLEENYERINVPVPQFGGGDPADIIHDFQRGLTAYHDISLDKCYVIELNTTIVLPPRNFWELLMNVKRGTYLPQTYIIQEEMVVTEHVSDKEALGSFIYHLCSGKDTYRLRRRATRRRINKRGAKNCNAIRHFENTFVVETLICGVA, from the exons ATGTCGGTGggg GAGAAGCGGCCCCCCTACCACCGCTACAAGAAGGGGAGCTCTGTGGGCGGCCTGTGCTACCTGTCGATGGGCATGGTCGTGCTGCTCATGGGCCTGGTGTTCGCCTCTGTCTACATCTACAGATACTTCTTCCTCGCTCAG CTGGCCCGAGACAACTTCTTCCACTGCGGCGTCCTCTACGAGGACTCCCTGACCTCGCAGGCCCGCACCCgcatggagctggaggaggacGTAAAGATCTACCTCGAGGAGAACTACGAGCGCATCAACGTGCCGGTGCCCCAGTTTGGGGGCGGTGACCCTGCAGACATCATCCACGACTTCCAGCGG GGTCTCACTGCCTATCACGACATCTCCCTGGACAAGTGCTATGTCATTGAGCTCAACACCACCATCGTGCTGCCCCCTCGCAACTTCTGGGAGCTCCTCATGAATGTGAAG AGGGGTACCTACCTCCCACAGACGTACATCATCCAGGAGGAGATGGTGGTCACGGAGCATGTCAGTGACAAGGAGGCCCTGGGCTCCTTCATCTACCACCTGTGCAGCGGGAAGGACACCTACCGGCTGCGGCGCAGGGCCACCCGGAGGC GGATCAACAAGCGAGGGGCCAAGAACTGCAACGCCATCCGCCACTTCGAGAACACCTTCGTGGTCGAGACGCTCATCTGCGGGGTGGCGTga